The following proteins are co-located in the Verrucomicrobiota bacterium genome:
- a CDS encoding Gfo/Idh/MocA family oxidoreductase produces the protein MKFSRRQFLIKSGAVAAAYSLLPSRVLGANERVNMAAIGIGHQGGGIARNFGSNPMVNMIALCDVDVDSDSPVIPEEVTDRYSRYGWAKPRGTPTACAAQFPHAKRYRDFRRMFDEMGGEIDAVCIGTPDHTHFAIAMAAMMNGIHVYVEKPMARTFQECEILMVAEKKYGLVTQMGNQGHSGPNYFQFKEWVDQGIIKDVYHVDAMMNNYRRWHPWGDVTGYPEKEAIPGNLDWSVWHTSVAEEQAFSGRLHYGNWRGWHQFGTGAFGDWGAHILDTIHEFLELGLPEKVSAKHLLGRNDFIFPMESTINFEFPERNGKPAMDIDWYDGRKNWLKRPEILKEEKVLSPGKVIYSKDLVFKGRTHGSPLEIIPREQYLEMLKAGEVRKDFGKHSNHYQNFVNAVRGIEKTRSPFSVAGPLCQMFALGCIAQRFGGEFTFDRETKQITDNPFANSLLKDDIRPGWEQYYRI, from the coding sequence ATGAAATTTTCCCGACGACAGTTCCTGATCAAGTCCGGCGCAGTAGCCGCCGCTTACTCCCTTCTGCCATCAAGGGTTCTCGGCGCGAACGAACGGGTCAACATGGCTGCGATCGGCATAGGGCATCAGGGCGGAGGGATCGCGCGAAACTTTGGTAGCAATCCAATGGTGAATATGATTGCGCTGTGCGATGTAGACGTGGATAGCGACTCGCCCGTCATCCCTGAAGAGGTTACCGACAGATACTCGAGGTATGGCTGGGCGAAGCCGAGAGGTACGCCAACTGCCTGTGCAGCTCAGTTTCCGCATGCAAAGCGTTATCGTGATTTTCGTAGGATGTTTGACGAGATGGGCGGAGAGATTGACGCGGTTTGTATTGGCACGCCAGACCACACCCATTTCGCGATCGCGATGGCGGCCATGATGAATGGTATCCACGTCTACGTGGAAAAGCCGATGGCCCGCACTTTTCAGGAGTGTGAAATCCTAATGGTGGCGGAGAAGAAGTACGGTCTGGTCACCCAGATGGGAAATCAGGGCCACTCGGGCCCGAATTACTTCCAGTTTAAAGAGTGGGTCGACCAAGGGATCATCAAGGATGTCTATCACGTTGATGCAATGATGAACAACTACCGTCGCTGGCATCCTTGGGGCGATGTGACTGGATACCCAGAGAAAGAAGCTATTCCCGGCAATCTAGATTGGTCTGTCTGGCATACGAGTGTTGCGGAGGAGCAGGCATTTAGTGGAAGGCTTCACTATGGGAACTGGCGGGGATGGCATCAGTTCGGAACGGGTGCTTTTGGTGATTGGGGTGCCCATATTTTAGATACAATCCACGAATTTCTGGAGCTTGGGTTGCCGGAGAAGGTTTCGGCGAAGCATTTGCTTGGGCGCAACGATTTCATCTTCCCGATGGAGTCGACGATCAATTTCGAGTTTCCCGAACGAAACGGCAAGCCAGCTATGGATATCGATTGGTATGACGGTCGTAAGAATTGGTTGAAGCGTCCCGAGATTCTTAAGGAGGAAAAAGTGCTCAGTCCCGGGAAAGTCATTTACTCCAAAGACCTGGTGTTCAAGGGTCGAACCCACGGAAGTCCGCTCGAAATTATCCCCCGCGAGCAGTACTTGGAGATGCTTAAGGCAGGCGAAGTTCGCAAGGACTTTGGCAAGCACTCGAACCATTATCAGAATTTTGTGAATGCCGTTCGTGGGATCGAGAAGACCCGTTCACCTTTCTCCGTTGCGGGGCCACTCTGCCAGATGTTTGCACTCGGGTGCATTGCCCAGCGCTTCGGAGGTGAATTTACCTTTGATCGGGAAACCAAGCAAATCACCGATAACCCGTTCGCGAACAGTTTGCTCAAAGACGATATCCGTCCCGGGTGGGAGCAGTATTACAGGATTTAG
- a CDS encoding enolase C-terminal domain-like protein codes for MNKAGNIQSIEAFPMEYRTKGYFKFFTTPLGASGRPAVMIKMTTDTGLVGWGQSVPISTWSYETLETSVIALRNYYVPSLIGHPVEDISGAHRIMDKAIRPGLTTGMPITRAGIDFALFDIIGKSRDQSVVEILGGKAGGALDLSWTVNVRSLDDVEKSVDEGMRLGYKDFNVKVAPDPEYDVQVVKRVRAAAPDAFLWCDANTGYDLDSALTAAPQFADLGVQVFESPMPPSRFRDYQTLAKQGAIDIYMDEGVISPDVLEEFIHLRMLNGLAMKPSRCGGLTSNSRMIDLCLENDLKWVGSGLCDPDISLAASLALYRSFSLPTAAVLNGPQFLSETVLKPAFEVVDGAIALPAGPGLGVEVDENRLQELSLRTVKDWKL; via the coding sequence ATGAATAAAGCAGGAAACATCCAATCGATTGAAGCCTTCCCGATGGAGTATCGGACGAAGGGTTATTTTAAGTTCTTCACGACGCCGTTGGGAGCCTCGGGCCGTCCGGCAGTCATGATAAAAATGACCACGGACACTGGTCTGGTGGGCTGGGGCCAGTCTGTTCCGATCTCAACGTGGAGCTACGAGACACTCGAAACCTCGGTCATTGCGCTACGGAATTACTACGTTCCGTCGCTGATTGGACATCCCGTCGAAGACATCAGTGGTGCACACAGAATCATGGATAAGGCGATTCGTCCCGGCCTGACGACCGGGATGCCGATCACTCGCGCGGGTATTGATTTCGCGCTGTTTGACATCATCGGTAAGTCTAGGGACCAATCCGTAGTCGAAATCCTCGGTGGCAAAGCTGGTGGTGCTCTCGATTTGAGTTGGACGGTGAACGTTCGTTCGCTCGATGATGTGGAGAAGTCGGTCGATGAAGGGATGCGGCTAGGGTACAAAGACTTTAACGTGAAAGTCGCGCCTGATCCGGAATACGATGTTCAAGTTGTTAAACGGGTGCGTGCTGCTGCGCCGGATGCCTTCCTGTGGTGCGATGCTAACACTGGATACGATTTGGATTCCGCGCTGACAGCAGCACCGCAGTTTGCAGACTTGGGAGTGCAGGTTTTCGAATCACCGATGCCTCCGAGTCGGTTCCGGGATTATCAAACCCTCGCGAAACAGGGTGCGATTGATATCTACATGGACGAGGGTGTGATTAGCCCCGATGTGTTGGAAGAGTTTATTCATCTCAGAATGCTAAACGGTTTAGCAATGAAGCCGTCTCGATGTGGCGGGCTGACATCAAATAGTCGGATGATCGATCTTTGTTTAGAGAATGACTTGAAATGGGTCGGTAGCGGGCTTTGCGATCCAGACATATCGCTTGCCGCAAGCCTCGCACTATACAGATCGTTTTCCCTTCCAACGGCTGCGGTGTTAAACGGCCCTCAGTTTTTGTCTGAGACTGTTTTGAAGCCAGCCTTTGAAGTCGTGGATGGTGCGATCGCACTGCCAGCGGGTCCCGGACTAGGTGTTGAAGTCGACGAGAATCGTCTGCAGGAGCTGTCACTGCGGACGGTGAAGGATTGGAAGCTTTAA
- a CDS encoding AraC family transcriptional regulator, with protein MHEGWVCTVIEEGSPIMSIRGREVELGKRNLVFIGPDCPFGWPSIEGSTCRFVQWMWNDQGETSFSGLPRDEYRICDIPRGKFKPLRQNHDQCRSEVLNFDHLTERFLEAAREVFEILVERAMKNELGEDVTDVRIRQAQDWMSKNLDSKEPIARVCDYLDISQSTLHRLFKAKFGKSAAGYFQQIRMVEAKRLLTEERKFIKETAFSLGYHHLNDFSRAYKTFHGCPPSQHQREMKSNP; from the coding sequence ATGCACGAAGGATGGGTTTGCACGGTCATTGAGGAAGGTTCGCCAATCATGTCGATTCGGGGGCGGGAGGTAGAATTAGGGAAGCGAAATTTGGTCTTTATTGGTCCGGACTGTCCCTTTGGCTGGCCGTCAATCGAGGGAAGCACGTGTCGTTTTGTGCAGTGGATGTGGAACGACCAAGGGGAGACCAGTTTTTCTGGGCTGCCTCGGGACGAATACAGGATCTGCGATATTCCACGAGGCAAATTCAAACCTCTGCGGCAGAATCACGATCAATGCCGCAGCGAAGTCTTGAACTTTGATCATTTGACAGAACGCTTTTTGGAAGCGGCACGCGAGGTGTTTGAGATTCTGGTCGAACGCGCGATGAAAAACGAACTTGGCGAAGACGTGACCGACGTGAGGATACGACAGGCGCAGGATTGGATGTCAAAGAATTTGGACAGCAAAGAGCCCATCGCGCGCGTCTGCGACTATTTAGACATTTCCCAATCTACGCTTCATCGCCTGTTCAAGGCGAAGTTTGGTAAGAGTGCAGCGGGGTATTTCCAACAAATCAGGATGGTGGAAGCTAAACGTCTCCTAACCGAAGAGAGAAAGTTTATTAAAGAAACAGCCTTTTCACTCGGTTATCACCACCTCAATGATTTTAGCCGCGCCTACAAAACCTTTCATGGGTGCCCCCCGAGCCAGCACCAGAGAGAGATGAAGAGCAATCCTTAG
- a CDS encoding PEP-CTERM sorting domain-containing protein — protein MKYPKSIVSATVLAAFFTHTSAQITVVSDAGDNYAEMTGSAGSISIDYTPTAVGNVLVAMTYSDGSAATNFTFGGVAAAGSITESRGTMAYFETTGTSLITVSADSGATSGGIYLYELSGVDLSAGVVSSVSDIPAGTASITTTKPNSLLISFASANPGTPPPAPNASSVITSVDATQMPGGSSGGDMVAGSALVSSAATYNVSWDFGQNPSNSSRSILTYSFAPVPEPSSFALLAGLTMLGWVVVRRR, from the coding sequence ATGAAATACCCTAAATCAATCGTATCTGCAACAGTGCTTGCAGCCTTTTTCACCCACACCTCTGCACAGATCACCGTTGTAAGCGATGCGGGCGATAATTACGCTGAAATGACTGGCTCAGCCGGGTCTATCAGTATCGACTACACACCCACTGCTGTTGGTAATGTTCTCGTGGCGATGACCTACTCCGATGGCTCCGCCGCTACCAACTTTACGTTTGGCGGGGTAGCCGCGGCTGGATCAATCACTGAGAGCCGTGGAACTATGGCTTACTTTGAAACCACCGGGACTAGTCTGATCACCGTCTCTGCGGACTCCGGCGCTACATCGGGTGGCATATACCTTTACGAGCTTTCTGGTGTGGATTTGAGTGCTGGTGTTGTTTCCTCTGTGTCCGACATTCCCGCTGGGACTGCAAGCATTACCACCACAAAGCCCAACTCTCTCTTGATCAGCTTTGCCAGTGCAAATCCAGGAACCCCTCCACCGGCTCCGAATGCGTCGTCGGTCATCACTTCTGTAGACGCAACTCAAATGCCAGGAGGAAGCTCCGGTGGTGATATGGTTGCAGGGAGTGCTCTCGTTTCCTCGGCAGCTACTTATAACGTAAGCTGGGATTTCGGACAAAATCCGAGTAACTCCTCAAGATCCATTTTGACATATAGCTTTGCGCCGGTTCCAGAGCCGTCCAGCTTTGCTTTGCTAGCTGGTCTAACGATGCTAGGTTGGGTTGTAGTACGTCGCCGCTAA
- a CDS encoding Gfo/Idh/MocA family oxidoreductase — MNRRHFISRTSVVTAAALAAPQVLPSRLLGQSSPSNQITLGFIGMGLQGSGRNLRGFQSVPVSRVVAVCDCDRSKLPNAKEIVDKQNGDKDCDVYQDFREILARDDIDAVVISTPDHWHVPMSLMALEAGKHVFCEKPSLTITEGQDLVEAVNRSDKVFQWGIEDRSLIKYWLLTGLARTGAIGEVTYVHCGLPRKPIHWKQEAPEPIPEDLDWNLWLGPAPAADFTQSVRHPQRWRQHYNYSGGSLADWGSHLCDSAQVGIGMDESGPVEISGTAETIPRDRYVTAANGYDLDFKYSNGATINVANGDIKLRFEGTEGWVQCTDWNGKLEASDRNLLRNKTLGEHPEYWPRPKLEWPNFLDKIKDPDSKLTYGVEAGHHLANMLHLGNIALEEGTTVNWDPDSETFTRNNFRMQDSKYYARESRDWTRGL, encoded by the coding sequence ATGAATCGTCGTCACTTTATCTCCCGCACCTCCGTTGTAACCGCAGCCGCACTGGCAGCGCCGCAGGTTCTACCCTCCCGTCTGCTCGGTCAATCCTCTCCTTCCAACCAAATTACCCTGGGCTTTATCGGGATGGGTCTTCAGGGAAGCGGTCGAAATCTTAGGGGGTTTCAATCCGTGCCTGTTTCTAGAGTCGTCGCCGTCTGTGACTGCGATAGGAGCAAGCTCCCAAATGCAAAGGAGATTGTAGACAAACAAAACGGCGACAAAGACTGCGACGTTTACCAAGATTTTCGGGAAATCCTGGCCCGTGATGACATCGATGCGGTTGTCATTTCCACGCCGGATCACTGGCATGTCCCAATGTCGCTGATGGCTCTTGAGGCAGGAAAGCACGTTTTCTGCGAAAAGCCGAGCCTGACGATTACCGAAGGGCAGGATCTAGTCGAAGCCGTCAACAGATCCGACAAGGTCTTCCAATGGGGAATTGAGGATCGCAGTCTCATCAAGTATTGGCTTTTAACCGGTCTGGCTCGGACCGGTGCAATTGGTGAGGTGACATACGTTCATTGCGGACTTCCCCGCAAGCCGATCCATTGGAAGCAGGAAGCTCCTGAGCCGATTCCCGAAGATCTCGATTGGAATCTGTGGCTAGGACCAGCACCGGCAGCCGATTTTACCCAAAGTGTCCGTCACCCTCAACGTTGGCGCCAGCACTATAATTATAGTGGGGGAAGCCTTGCCGACTGGGGATCTCACCTGTGTGATTCTGCGCAGGTAGGTATCGGCATGGACGAAAGCGGGCCAGTGGAAATATCAGGAACTGCGGAAACGATTCCAAGAGATAGGTACGTGACCGCCGCCAACGGTTATGATCTGGATTTCAAGTATTCCAACGGGGCAACAATCAACGTCGCAAATGGCGACATTAAACTTCGCTTTGAAGGTACCGAAGGTTGGGTTCAATGCACTGACTGGAACGGAAAATTGGAAGCGAGCGACAGGAATCTCCTTCGCAACAAGACACTCGGCGAGCACCCTGAATACTGGCCACGTCCAAAACTAGAATGGCCAAACTTTTTGGATAAGATCAAGGATCCGGACTCGAAACTCACCTATGGAGTTGAGGCAGGGCACCATCTGGCAAACATGCTCCACCTAGGTAACATAGCACTTGAAGAAGGGACAACCGTGAACTGGGATCCAGACTCAGAGACCTTTACAAGAAACAATTTCAGGATGCAGGACAGCAAGTATTACGCACGCGAGAGTCGCGACTGGACTCGAGGGCTATAG
- a CDS encoding DUF1080 domain-containing protein — protein MRFAPISLLVACFASAEVGFHSVVADSSEYETPLIPGSEYRVHQHDRPQPPRVVPGDFVSRTAPADADILFDGSSMDQFEPGEWFMKNGVLISGKGGLYSKKAYGDLQMHIEWRTPNPPRGGPKSLGNNGVKLMGLYEIQIFDSYTCKIYADGSAGAVYAQTPPAVNASRKPGEWQTFDIYFTAPVFEGGQLVKPGYVTVLHNGIFISQQHGDSR, from the coding sequence ATGAGATTCGCCCCCATTAGTCTTTTAGTCGCTTGTTTCGCTTCAGCCGAAGTTGGGTTTCACTCGGTCGTGGCCGACAGTAGTGAGTATGAAACGCCACTGATCCCGGGTTCTGAATACCGTGTCCACCAACATGACCGACCGCAGCCGCCGCGGGTTGTGCCGGGCGACTTTGTCTCAAGAACGGCCCCAGCGGATGCAGATATCCTGTTCGATGGTTCTTCAATGGATCAATTCGAACCGGGGGAATGGTTCATGAAAAACGGGGTCCTGATCTCAGGAAAAGGAGGCCTTTACAGCAAGAAAGCTTATGGCGACCTTCAAATGCACATCGAGTGGCGAACGCCGAATCCGCCGCGTGGTGGGCCAAAAAGCTTGGGAAACAACGGAGTCAAACTCATGGGTCTTTACGAAATTCAGATCTTCGATTCCTACACTTGTAAAATCTACGCGGACGGATCGGCGGGCGCGGTCTACGCCCAGACTCCTCCTGCGGTGAATGCCTCCCGCAAACCCGGCGAGTGGCAGACCTTTGATATCTATTTCACCGCGCCCGTTTTTGAAGGTGGTCAGTTAGTCAAGCCGGGTTACGTTACTGTCCTGCACAACGGCATTTTTATTTCACAACAACACGGAGATTCTCGGTAA